The Vitis vinifera cultivar Pinot Noir 40024 chromosome 1, ASM3070453v1 DNA segment ACTAACCACTAACTACTAAAGGATAGTCAGCTAACCTCTTAATCGAGATGCTACACTCCCATTAGGCATATAGGGGTAAACAAGGAGCCGCTCGCTCTCTGTTGTACAGAATCCACAAAGCCGGAGAAGATTCCGATGGACAGCCAAACTTATCATCTCAACTTCTGTTTGAAATTGGATTTCACCACCTACGGCATTATAGTCTTTCAGCCTTTTAACAGCCACCAGAGTTCTATCATTTAAGCAACCCTTGTATACAATTCCAAATCCACCCCTTCCTAAAATATTCTTTGGGTTGAAATGATCTGTTGCAGCCCTAAGTTCCTTAAATGTATACCTCCTCAGATGGCCCAAGCGTACCTCTGGGTCATATTGATCTGCCATGGAACATGTCATGGTTAAAGCATGCATAAGCACAAAAATGGGTACAGATGGAGATAGCATTACTTACATACACAATAAGATTAACCACAACTTATGTGGATGAGTATGTTTGTGtacagaggaaaaaaaaaaaggaaacaaatatcCATACTTGAAGATGCATAAAAGGCCTATTTGGGAGTGATTCTTATGAAAGCACTTTTACCTTATAGCACTTCTATCAGTAACACTTTTACTAGAAAAACTTTTATGGAGAATTGGTTAATGTTTGGATATAAAATGAAAAGGTATTTTGTAAGTGTCTTTGgtaaaatattatacataaaaaataaaaaataaaggtgGTGTTTGGATGTATTtgctattttatgtttttaaaagtagaaaGTCTTGTACAAAATGTAGGAATTCTTATACTAAAAGTAGTATATACCTTGTGTActtgaaaatacttttaaaattttaaaaattcaagtaaaaaattcagttcttcaaatttttaaaaacatttttgagaATACAAGGTAATTTTTTTGCGTTTTGTATaggaatttttatattttgtatagaagtttctatttttaagaataaaaactaGGAAGTTTACCTGAACACCGCCAAAGCGATTTTTTGGAAGAAGGACCTCCCAAGTGCTAGtccaaaaatcatttcaaatgaTTCTCTGGgaattaaaagtgatttttaaaaaatctttgcCAAATGCCCTTTTTTTTAACACAACCACACTACCAAGCATTGAGAAGCACTTCTAACACTTCAATAATCACTCCAAACAGACTGTAAACAACAAACTAGATAAGGATTACCAAATTATATAATGGTTTCAAAAGCatgatgatttaaaaaatgtttgaaacaCAAGAAATGAAGTAATGTTGGGAAAACATGCAAAAACACAGAAAGAAATTCAGAAGGGGCATCtatgttgaaaattttcaagtgctTCATTTGtaccttcatttttttaaaaaaaactctgACTGAAacttttaacttaaaacattTTCCAACAAAACAGGTGTGCATGCACACACATACAGGCCTGCTCATGGCAAATGATATTGCAAACCATTAAACATCAGTCTCCAATAAAGGGGACACTAACTGTAGTATTGCACCAGGACCTACTTGTTTGGTCCTTAACGTATGTCAGTCATAAGATGTTAGATTATCTTCATTTGCTGATACAGAacaataagaaaggaaatgcaaaagaaatttgaagaacTAACCATTaacatcaaagaaaatttgttggTTCCTCCTATATCGCCACCAAACTGACAGCCCAacaataattatgattaaaagaGCAGCACCAAAACTTGCACCAAACGCAATAGCCACACGGTGGCTCTTAGATCCAGAATCTGAATGAGCTAGCAAACCAAAGATCCCAGAAATGTGGAACGTGTCATCcaattattaaggaaaataaaaggcTAACTGATGAAAAAGCAACATCTATAACCTGTGATAGCTACCTCTTAGAGCATCTGGAGGAAAAGAAAGTGGCTCTGGAGAGATTGCAGAACAGTTGTTTGTGGCATTGGCACCACAAAGTGAAGGGTTACCAATAATTCTGTTAATGAAAAGAGGCAAAAGGCTAGCTTCAATGATCATAGATAGCAACTCATAATGGAACTAAGCAGCATAAAAAAAGAGAGTGTATAGCTCACTTGAAGGTTCTTGCAGATATTTTTGGCATGGAACCACTCAGATTATTAAAAGAAAGGTCACTGCAAGCAAATTTAACTTGTTGAATGGATGTGTATGGAATTAATTATAAACTAGCTCTGTTCTTTTTCATATAACATGCAAATAAAACAGTGTACCAAATGGCGCAAAGTTCTGAAGACATACACGAGGGAGAGGCCTTCAACCTGGGAAAGAGACTCAGGGCATGGTCCAGTAAGGCTGTTGTTGTTTAGTCGCCTGACTTGCTCAAGAGAAAACAATGCAAAACACGTAAGATTGGTACAAACCCAAAAAATAGACATGTTCTGCATTTGTCTAATGGCAGTTTAAGATCAGTGAAATACCAAAGACATCAGAAAGTTTCTGAAACTTACAAATAATTCAGTTTCTTAAGTCCCCCCAAAGAACTGGGTATTCCACCATCAAATTTATTGTGGGAGAGATCAAGTGTCTCAAGCTTTTCCAACTTCCCAATTGAATCAGGAATAGGACCAGAAATGGCATTATTCTGCAGCAACCTACACACATGCATGATTatcaattttgatattattgTACTGTTTATTTCACAATCAAAAGTCTGAGAACTCAAAACCATCCCTGCCGcaaacaatatttgaaattaaagccAATAACATGCAAAACTTAACCCAGCtgcaggagaaaaaaaaaaaaaacactgctTAAGCCtcaataatcattaaaaaagaaaaaggtggtaGTGACCTACACAGATTGCAAGTTGGTGAGGTTCCCAATCCATGGAGATAAGGTTCCAGACAAACTTTGACTGGGCAGCCCCCTGATTGGAAAATTAATTCTCAACTAAGAATTGAGTTCAAATCTAGAAATTGAATAAtatttctattcattttctGTTCATATTCCTCTATCAATGATCTTGTTTGAAGAAGTAAGAGATAGACTGATTAGAACATCTTACAGAGCAGAAACATAGCCGTCGGAAGAGCAAGTAACCATCCTCCAGCTACAAGGATCCACTGAATTAATATCCCAGTTCTCCAAAACATTATATGGGTCATtcagattattttttatagtcatCAAAGCTACAACTGCATcagattcaaaaaaaaaagtgagaaagaaAATCAGAACCCAGGTTTTGAAGCCATGACTGTATTATACTGATAAAACCAAAAAATGAGATATGAAacccaaaattttaataatgctAAATTGTGGTTTGCTTGAATATTCTTGCGGACCATCAAAACATTAACCAGAGGAGAAAAAGAATCCCCAACTTCCTACAAAGGGGGAAAAGGTTTGTCCATAACCATTTCGtgataagaaatgaactttattcttcaaaggggaaaaaaaactcaattaaTAATCTCAGATTTTACAATTCTAATGAACAACATTGTTTTCTTTCGCACAATATGAagataattcaaaaaataaagaaataaaaaaggaaaaactaaacCAAGAGAAACAAACCTTCATAGTTGATACCAGAAGGAGAAAGAGTAGCAGAAGAACCCTCCATCAATGTCAAAAGCAGTAATCCGACTCCCCACAACACATAGCCCCTGCTTTCCATATTCTTTCTTCAGCTCGGTAACTCTTAACTTCTTTCCACAATCAGGACCGACTTCTCAAATCCACCATAACCAACAAACACCCACATAAAATTTCTCTATATCACCTTACAGGAAAATCTTTtgcttcaagaaaaaaaaaaaaaaaaaaaggctctcACAGTCACAACCTCATAAAGCAAAGCCACCATTAACACAACGGCAACTCTTCCTTCCAGCTCTTCCCTTGTGACATACTCGATTAGTTCCTAGTAGAACTTCATGAAAACAAATACCCAGACTATACAGTCACTCTCTTATCAATTCCCAGCTCCCAAACAATGGCCTAAGTAAAAGAAAACGGATATACGAATCAAACTAAGTGGAATGAGCACCATTTGGACTGAGAAATTCAACAAGAAGAGGAGAATTTTCTCGAGAAACAAACACCCATCAAGCCTGAAATTCTGAGATCCTAGAGATCTGAGAATAGCGGGTTCGATTCCTATACATTTTATCCGATCCCCACAAATTCCATGTAGGCTTGCTGTTGGTTTTTAGCCCTGCCTTCTTCGTCCCCAGTGATTCCACCACCATATCTTCTTTCagcagagagaaaaagaaaacaagaaaataacaGAAAAATCACATCTCACAGAAACAACCAAACACACAAGGGCCAAAATAAAAGGCCAAAGTGGTCACAGATAAAGATGCACACACCCagtaaaaagattttgaaaaaaaataatagaaaatttattttgatgaatttaatttaattttcactcAGTGATTGGACTGAATAGATGTATGGGATTGATCAGAGGGAACAATGGCATGTCCAAGCCAAAAGAAAAGTTTGCAGGTAAGTTTTCGGCAGGTCACGTGCTTTGGCTGTCTTGGCCTTTGTTGGCTTCTGCCTTCaacaaatgtttttaaaaagcatttttttaaaacaaaaaaaaaaaaaggtgtttttgCAGGCGATGGCCCACACTTTGCTAAAATGCACCGCATATTTTAAAGGTTTGTATTAAACAAACCCAGTAACCACACTAGAGCATTGGGCTCCATTCACCAAAAGTTCTTCCCTGCAGCTTTGCATCATTGTTCTGTTGAATCCCAACTATTTTTCCTCACTCCTTTTCAGATATTAATTCTCTTTTTGCATGTTTCATCATTAGCTTCTGCAGCATGAAAAAAGATTTGGGTCATCAACCAAAAAGCTTGTTTTCTTTGGATATTTCACTCACTGCATCCCTCTTTTTAATTACCCCTTTACCCACACACTACTCCCTCTTAAACATCTCCATCACAATTTGTTTTTTCCCTCTctaaaaaccaataaaattttattaccaGAATCTTCTGAAAATGCATTTCACCTTGTTAAAAACAGactgaagaaaatatttttgtagaaaaaaaaaaaaaaagac contains these protein-coding regions:
- the LOC100256748 gene encoding protein NSP-INTERACTING KINASE 3; protein product: MESRGYVLWGVGLLLLTLMEGSSATLSPSGINYEVVALMTIKNNLNDPYNVLENWDINSVDPCSWRMVTCSSDGYVSALGLPSQSLSGTLSPWIGNLTNLQSVLLQNNAISGPIPDSIGKLEKLETLDLSHNKFDGGIPSSLGGLKKLNYLRLNNNSLTGPCPESLSQVEGLSLVDLSFNNLSGSMPKISARTFKIIGNPSLCGANATNNCSAISPEPLSFPPDALRAHSDSGSKSHRVAIAFGASFGAALLIIIIVGLSVWWRYRRNQQIFFDVNDQYDPEVRLGHLRRYTFKELRAATDHFNPKNILGRGGFGIVYKGCLNDRTLVAVKRLKDYNAVGGEIQFQTEVEMISLAVHRNLLRLCGFCTTESERLLVYPYMPNGSVASRLRDQIHGRPALDWSRRKRIALGTARGLLYLHEQCDPKIIHRDVKAANILLDEDFEAVVGDFGLAKLLDHRESHVTTAVRGTVGHIAPEYLSTGQSSEKTDVFGFGILLLELITGQKALDFGRAANQKGVMLDWVKKLHQEGKLNLMVDKDLKNNFDRVELEEMVKVALLCTQFNPSHRPKMSEILRMLEGDGLAEKWEASQKVETPRFRSCENPPQRYSDYIEESSLVIEAMELSGPR